A genome region from Natronobeatus ordinarius includes the following:
- a CDS encoding transposase yields the protein MSSSTQTLQDEPWIDEFFNLVAVETLPLFEYLDFDFLSEYDVFAPARRGRTRDHHPPELFKGFLHCYYKGIYGPRPVTRELQNTAVWLSCGFDRPPSRDAVDRFLTDLGLVVDDVFSRLVEQAATCGLLDSTFRIDSTDLEALAWNDDASWNYDPTAEAYYYGFGLTIVSAGPKIPIAAEFTQAKQASKETAMRVTRDALAVKQPIWMLGDSGYDILDWHDFLLEAGVVPIAPYNPRNTSEPLDIEYRVENRISEFTEDVTLKRSILAETYKRRTQVERTFGACSDCGLGTLRARGRVHARVQAFLGLCLRVIVAITNYEQGENPGRTKLVV from the coding sequence GTGTCCAGCAGCACTCAAACCCTGCAAGATGAGCCTTGGATAGACGAGTTCTTTAATCTCGTGGCTGTCGAGACACTTCCGCTCTTTGAGTACCTCGACTTTGACTTTCTCAGCGAGTATGACGTGTTCGCCCCCGCTCGTCGGGGGCGAACACGAGATCATCACCCGCCAGAACTGTTCAAAGGCTTTCTTCACTGCTACTACAAGGGAATCTACGGGCCTCGTCCTGTCACCCGAGAACTCCAAAACACGGCCGTCTGGCTCAGCTGTGGGTTCGATCGACCGCCGTCGAGAGACGCGGTCGATCGCTTCCTCACTGACCTCGGACTGGTCGTTGACGACGTGTTCAGTCGCCTCGTCGAGCAGGCCGCTACCTGCGGCCTGCTCGACTCTACCTTCCGGATCGATTCAACCGATCTCGAAGCCCTTGCGTGGAACGATGACGCGTCGTGGAACTACGATCCAACGGCCGAAGCCTACTACTACGGGTTCGGTCTCACGATTGTTTCGGCAGGGCCAAAGATTCCGATTGCAGCGGAGTTTACGCAGGCGAAACAGGCCTCGAAGGAGACGGCGATGCGCGTCACACGTGACGCGCTCGCCGTCAAACAGCCGATCTGGATGCTTGGAGACAGTGGCTACGACATCCTCGATTGGCACGACTTCCTGCTGGAAGCAGGAGTCGTGCCGATCGCCCCGTACAACCCACGAAACACCAGCGAACCGCTCGATATCGAATACCGCGTCGAAAACCGAATCAGCGAATTCACCGAGGATGTGACGCTCAAGCGTTCGATCCTCGCTGAGACATACAAGCGACGAACGCAAGTTGAGCGAACGTTTGGAGCGTGTTCAGACTGCGGCCTCGGGACGCTGCGCGCCCGAGGCCGCGTCCATGCGCGAGTACAAGCGTTCCTTGGATTGTGTCTCCGAGTGATCGTCGCAATCACGAACTACGAACAGGGCGAAAATCCGGGCCGAACCAAGCTCGTGGTATGA
- a CDS encoding putative toxin-antitoxin system toxin component, PIN family has translation MKAVLDTNVLISSVISKGTPHNVVVAGFEGEYQIVVSVATLTEFRETLLKYPDRFHMDEEDVQKEVETIRYFAEFVEPEKDIRAVEEDPDDDKFLEAAVAGNVDYLVSGDQHLLDFGSFRGIEIVTPRVFYDYLHNQ, from the coding sequence ATGAAGGCAGTTCTAGACACGAACGTCCTTATCTCCTCGGTAATCTCGAAAGGCACTCCTCACAACGTAGTCGTGGCGGGGTTTGAGGGCGAGTATCAGATCGTCGTTTCCGTGGCTACGCTCACGGAGTTTCGAGAGACACTACTCAAATATCCTGATCGGTTTCATATGGATGAGGAAGACGTTCAAAAGGAAGTCGAGACTATCCGCTATTTTGCCGAGTTCGTAGAGCCCGAAAAAGACATCAGAGCGGTTGAAGAAGACCCAGATGATGATAAATTTCTGGAGGCAGCGGTAGCTGGGAACGTTGATTACCTCGTTTCCGGTGACCAACACTTACTTGACTTCGGCTCTTTTCGCGGTATCGAGATCGTCACGCCCCGAGTGTTCTACGACTACCTCCACAATCAGTAA
- a CDS encoding AbrB/MazE/SpoVT family DNA-binding domain-containing protein, with amino-acid sequence MRKEFLRGMSTDDPEVTTVTSKGQITIPSRLRKQFGLEKGTKLMVVPTDYGLVLKKIDLPSVEEFQKRVEQRAGTVELSMEDVDQLVHEARGADE; translated from the coding sequence GTGCGTAAGGAATTCTTACGTGGTATGAGCACGGATGATCCCGAAGTTACGACGGTTACCTCGAAGGGCCAGATCACGATCCCAAGCCGTCTTCGTAAGCAGTTCGGCCTCGAAAAGGGAACGAAGTTGATGGTCGTACCGACCGACTACGGACTCGTCCTGAAAAAGATCGATCTTCCGTCGGTCGAAGAATTCCAGAAACGAGTCGAACAACGTGCTGGAACGGTCGAACTTTCGATGGAGGACGTCGATCAGTTGGTCCACGAAGCGCGGGGCGCTGATGAATGA
- a CDS encoding ISH6 family transposase has translation MHATIDAQVTVSIDLDKTLPLATLAESFTELHLEATILEELVKSLDERLVEAYCGEKHARGNGDRRFQRAGTTTRTAVTTAGEHEFSLHHVKDTAATGDDPTYFRPLEDLIEFDGQRIYQEDISLQSTELATSLSFRDAVAHGDGFTPMPSRTTINRRVREYGSKLGDFVRDRLPGTNADTVVPDGTKCHSQQDHCTHHDVNVTLGQITEGDDTETTLLDVNVDEPWAETAEDLKEKEAVTDDAAVVSDSENSLVDAFEASYRSHQLDLVHVGRTLKYKLWKDGTFPLEKRKEIASDVTNDLFHLKNSVALHAPKNERLAIRERIDQTLENLTKEAWRLEQQDSPKAAAYLRKWAQATVTFAELALEGQEIPWTSNVVERAMGEISKRCKNQWMRWTESGLESLLWLNLVRYADPEQFAAFADELLERSAKTAITMEVSVDATRGEL, from the coding sequence ATGCACGCCACAATCGACGCGCAAGTCACGGTTAGCATCGACTTAGACAAAACGCTACCGCTTGCCACTCTCGCTGAATCTTTCACAGAGCTTCACCTCGAGGCGACGATCCTCGAGGAGCTTGTCAAAAGCCTCGACGAGCGCCTCGTCGAGGCGTACTGTGGGGAGAAGCACGCGCGCGGAAACGGCGATCGCCGTTTCCAGCGCGCCGGAACCACAACACGAACAGCTGTGACAACCGCAGGAGAGCACGAATTTTCCCTTCATCACGTCAAAGACACCGCTGCCACCGGTGACGATCCTACCTACTTCCGCCCTCTCGAAGATCTCATCGAATTCGACGGGCAGCGCATCTATCAAGAGGATATTTCGCTCCAGAGTACCGAACTCGCTACGTCGCTCAGCTTTCGTGATGCCGTCGCCCACGGCGACGGCTTCACTCCGATGCCTTCGAGAACGACGATCAACCGCCGAGTCCGTGAGTACGGCAGCAAACTCGGTGACTTCGTTCGTGATCGGCTTCCTGGGACGAACGCAGACACTGTCGTTCCTGACGGAACGAAGTGTCATAGCCAGCAGGACCACTGCACGCACCACGACGTCAACGTCACCCTCGGACAGATCACCGAGGGTGACGACACGGAAACCACGCTCTTAGACGTCAATGTGGACGAACCGTGGGCTGAGACAGCAGAAGATCTCAAGGAAAAGGAAGCGGTCACTGACGACGCTGCGGTCGTCAGTGACAGCGAAAACTCCCTCGTTGATGCGTTCGAAGCCAGTTATCGATCTCACCAGCTCGATCTTGTTCACGTTGGTCGAACGCTCAAGTACAAGCTGTGGAAGGACGGTACTTTCCCACTTGAAAAGCGGAAAGAGATCGCCTCAGACGTCACTAACGACCTGTTTCATCTGAAGAACTCAGTTGCGCTTCACGCACCGAAGAATGAGCGTTTGGCGATCCGCGAGCGGATCGACCAAACGCTCGAAAACCTCACGAAGGAGGCGTGGCGCTTAGAGCAACAGGACTCTCCAAAAGCAGCGGCGTACCTCCGAAAATGGGCACAAGCAACCGTGACATTCGCCGAACTCGCGCTCGAGGGACAAGAGATACCGTGGACATCGAACGTGGTTGAACGAGCCATGGGAGAAATCTCGAAACGGTGTAAAAACCAGTGGATGCGATGGACAGAATCCGGCCTAGAATCGCTCCTCTGGCTTAATCTCGTGAGATATGCCGATCCTGAGCAGTTCGCGGCGTTCGCCGACGAACTGCTCGAGCGATCAGCCAAAACAGCCATCACAATGGAGGTGTCAGTTGACGCTACCAGAGGCGAACTCTAG
- a CDS encoding serine/threonine-protein kinase RIO2, which translates to MVRNVAGMLPELETEDFYLLSGVEQGMRFSEWVQREKLPKFTGLTPEEVAYRLERCLKRGLIEKKTIQYEGYTLQFEGYDALALRALVERDTIAEFGSPLGVGKESDVYEVRSYKPLALKYHREGYTNFREVHKERDYTSEKRHVSWMYTARKAAEREHEILEALYPDVAVPQPIDQNRHAIVMEKMDGVELSRTKLEDEQIVGVLELLLRELTRAYEEGYVHADMSEYNVFVSEAGITIFDWPQAVPTDHENAVEFLRRDVTNLVGYFRRKYPRDVPDLDVEQVATAIEDGSFDSLE; encoded by the coding sequence ATGGTGCGGAACGTCGCCGGCATGCTGCCGGAACTCGAGACGGAGGACTTCTACCTGCTTTCGGGCGTCGAACAGGGGATGCGCTTCTCGGAGTGGGTCCAGCGGGAGAAGCTCCCGAAATTCACGGGACTCACGCCCGAGGAGGTGGCGTACCGCCTCGAGCGCTGTCTCAAGCGGGGGCTGATCGAGAAGAAGACGATCCAGTACGAGGGCTACACCCTCCAGTTCGAGGGCTACGATGCTCTCGCCCTGCGCGCACTCGTCGAGCGGGATACGATCGCCGAGTTCGGTTCGCCACTGGGCGTCGGCAAGGAGAGCGACGTCTACGAGGTTCGCTCGTACAAACCGCTGGCGCTGAAGTACCACCGCGAGGGCTATACGAACTTCCGCGAGGTACACAAAGAACGGGATTACACCTCGGAGAAGCGCCACGTCTCCTGGATGTACACCGCGCGCAAGGCCGCCGAGCGCGAGCACGAGATCCTCGAGGCGCTGTACCCCGACGTGGCCGTCCCTCAGCCGATCGACCAGAATCGCCACGCCATCGTCATGGAGAAGATGGACGGCGTCGAGCTCTCGCGGACGAAACTCGAGGACGAACAGATCGTCGGCGTTCTCGAGTTACTCTTGCGAGAACTCACGCGTGCGTACGAGGAGGGGTACGTCCACGCCGACATGAGCGAGTACAACGTCTTCGTGAGCGAGGCGGGCATCACGATCTTCGACTGGCCCCAGGCGGTCCCGACCGATCACGAGAACGCTGTGGAGTTCCTGCGACGCGACGTGACCAACCTCGTCGGCTACTTCCGGCGAAAGTACCCTCGCGACGTCCCCGACCTCGACGTCGAGCAGGTGGCGACGGCGATCGAGGACGGCTCGTTCGACTCCCTCGAGTAA
- a CDS encoding trans-sulfuration enzyme family protein: MERDHDRTLETLAVTEGETPFRRGSEAGDVTSPIHLASTFALPGLDADMSLEDIDPDAGEFVYSRLSNPTRHALEKRLAALEGGAHGMAFSSGTAAIFTTLLSSVEPGDHVVAFDDLYAGTKRMLDGVFAARLGVEVSYVDATDTANVEAATTDETAVVWMESPTNPKLDLCDIEAIAEIADAHDATFGVDNTFASPYFQQPLELGADVVAHSATKYLNGHSDAVCGAVVTDDDELAEEICFQQQVGTGDMLSPFDSYLTLRGLKTLPMRMRQHEANAMAIAEFLETREEVAAVYYPGLESHPDHDLACEQMDGFGGILSFELEGELEDATRFVEALEEFTLAVSVGGVESLIELPAKMTHEPLPREEREELGITDTLFRVSVGVEGVEDLLADLERGFEALDRQTVVADDD; the protein is encoded by the coding sequence ATGGAGCGCGATCACGATCGCACACTCGAGACGCTCGCGGTGACCGAGGGCGAGACCCCCTTCCGACGGGGGAGCGAGGCGGGCGACGTCACCTCGCCGATCCACCTGGCATCGACGTTCGCCCTGCCGGGGCTCGATGCCGACATGAGCTTAGAGGACATCGACCCGGACGCGGGCGAGTTCGTCTACTCGCGGCTGTCGAACCCGACGCGTCACGCCCTCGAGAAGCGCCTCGCGGCGCTCGAGGGCGGTGCGCACGGAATGGCCTTCTCATCGGGGACAGCAGCCATCTTCACGACGCTGCTCTCGAGCGTCGAACCCGGCGATCACGTCGTGGCGTTCGACGACCTCTACGCTGGGACCAAGCGAATGCTCGATGGCGTCTTCGCGGCGCGACTCGGCGTCGAGGTGTCCTACGTCGACGCCACCGACACCGCCAACGTCGAGGCGGCGACGACCGACGAGACGGCGGTCGTCTGGATGGAGTCGCCGACGAACCCCAAACTCGACCTCTGTGACATCGAAGCGATCGCCGAGATCGCCGACGCCCACGACGCGACGTTCGGCGTCGACAACACCTTCGCGAGCCCGTACTTCCAGCAGCCACTCGAGCTGGGCGCGGACGTCGTCGCCCACAGTGCGACGAAGTACCTCAACGGGCACTCCGACGCGGTCTGTGGCGCGGTCGTCACCGACGACGACGAGCTCGCAGAGGAGATCTGCTTCCAGCAGCAGGTCGGTACCGGCGACATGCTCTCGCCGTTCGACAGCTACCTCACCCTCCGCGGGCTGAAGACCCTCCCCATGCGGATGCGCCAGCACGAGGCGAACGCGATGGCGATCGCCGAGTTCCTCGAGACCCGCGAGGAAGTCGCTGCCGTCTACTACCCCGGCCTCGAGAGTCACCCGGATCACGACCTCGCCTGTGAGCAGATGGACGGCTTCGGCGGCATCCTCTCGTTCGAACTCGAGGGCGAGCTCGAGGACGCAACGCGGTTCGTCGAGGCGCTCGAGGAGTTCACCCTGGCCGTCTCGGTCGGCGGCGTCGAGAGCCTCATCGAGCTGCCGGCGAAGATGACCCACGAGCCCCTGCCCCGCGAGGAGCGCGAGGAGCTGGGGATCACCGACACGCTCTTTCGGGTCTCCGTCGGCGTCGAGGGAGTCGAGGATCTGTTGGCCGATCTGGAGCGCGGGTTCGAGGCGCTGGACCGGCAGACGGTCGTTGCAGACGACGACTGA
- a CDS encoding M48 family metalloprotease: MAGDDLTARMGATLALVLAIDLAFALVLVALLEPWLAPLLAALGIGSTLGRYALLIALVLTGLVWVQLRYTRQELLAEADAEPITAESHPDLHARVTRLSTLADLRVPTVAVADTDVPNSFAVGGLRSGTVVVSEGLLETLTDDELDAVLAHELVHLANRDAVVMTLASFLPALVADEYSPLEEALPDGTKPLFWGALAVGCYVLAATALGVPIASLEGLAQFGIAVAVTVLLGGVALGLLATPVVFLSRGLSRQREFVADRDGARLAGDPAALASALATLDEVATPPSEDARVRYRGLDGMCLLPHGFDDGVVADDGFHVETRSHPPTDERIARLRELAASLES, from the coding sequence ATGGCAGGAGACGATCTCACGGCTCGCATGGGCGCCACGCTGGCACTCGTGCTCGCGATCGACCTCGCGTTCGCCCTCGTGCTGGTCGCCCTGCTCGAGCCGTGGCTCGCCCCCCTCCTCGCTGCCCTCGGTATCGGCTCGACGCTCGGTCGGTACGCCCTGCTGATCGCTCTGGTCCTCACTGGACTCGTCTGGGTCCAGCTCCGGTACACCCGACAGGAGCTGCTCGCGGAGGCCGACGCCGAACCGATCACGGCCGAGAGCCACCCCGACCTCCACGCCCGCGTCACCCGCCTCTCGACGCTCGCCGACCTGCGCGTCCCGACGGTCGCCGTCGCCGACACCGACGTCCCCAACAGCTTCGCCGTCGGCGGCCTGCGGTCGGGCACCGTCGTCGTCAGCGAGGGGTTGCTCGAGACGCTCACTGACGACGAACTCGACGCCGTCCTCGCCCACGAACTCGTCCACCTCGCCAACCGCGACGCGGTCGTGATGACCCTCGCGTCGTTTCTCCCCGCGCTCGTGGCGGACGAGTACTCGCCGCTCGAGGAGGCACTCCCCGACGGCACGAAGCCGCTGTTCTGGGGCGCGCTCGCGGTCGGCTGTTACGTCCTCGCCGCGACAGCACTCGGGGTGCCGATCGCCAGCCTCGAGGGACTGGCCCAGTTCGGAATCGCGGTGGCCGTAACCGTCCTGCTCGGCGGCGTCGCGCTTGGGCTGCTCGCTACCCCCGTCGTCTTCCTCAGTCGGGGGCTCTCGCGCCAGCGCGAGTTCGTCGCCGACCGCGACGGCGCCCGGCTCGCCGGTGATCCTGCCGCGCTCGCGAGCGCGCTGGCAACGCTCGACGAGGTCGCCACGCCCCCGAGCGAGGACGCCCGGGTTCGATACCGCGGGCTCGACGGGATGTGTCTGCTCCCTCACGGCTTCGACGACGGAGTCGTCGCCGACGATGGGTTTCACGTCGAGACGCGCTCACATCCCCCGACTGACGAACGGATCGCGCGGCTCCGGGAGCTGGCGGCGAGTCTAGAATCGTAA
- a CDS encoding DUF4129 domain-containing protein codes for MGYDLRNAALIGCCVLAIVVAAAFFPAAGYGDAPDRDAVGSDHYGDALDRDAGDGSSGDDAPLERGLDGVVDAVSGEGWSDDPAEEPADDEPEAASDSSSPDRDASDEPASSSSGQFNHLLGSLLTLGVLGIGVVVGVLGAVSVWRATEPARLGVPESEIPSGALPRLWFRLGLIPQATMVVAIGASRTLPSFLDAVAGGSRVVGTSLSLVASGVGRGLGATLAGLPSLLTVSWPRIGLSSSVSGLHSVLSGIGPRSSRSDANASRTRRSRASTGDDAVDAPDTGPPTVEEAWAEMIDLVPVRRRRGRTPGEYARAAIDAGLPVDPVSRLTEVFREVRYGGYPPSADRTRRARDALERIERERDDGGDGE; via the coding sequence GTGGGATACGACCTTCGCAATGCCGCCCTGATCGGCTGTTGTGTCCTCGCGATCGTCGTCGCGGCTGCGTTCTTCCCCGCTGCAGGCTACGGCGACGCGCCCGACCGAGACGCCGTCGGCAGTGACCACTACGGCGACGCGCTCGACCGAGACGCCGGGGACGGGTCGTCAGGCGATGACGCTCCCCTCGAGCGCGGGCTCGACGGAGTGGTCGACGCGGTAAGTGGGGAGGGGTGGTCGGACGACCCAGCAGAGGAGCCGGCCGACGACGAGCCCGAAGCGGCGTCTGACTCCTCGTCTCCAGATCGAGACGCCAGCGACGAACCTGCCTCGAGTTCGTCGGGCCAGTTCAATCACCTCCTCGGATCACTGCTGACGCTCGGCGTTCTGGGCATTGGCGTCGTCGTCGGCGTTCTGGGCGCCGTCTCCGTCTGGCGAGCCACCGAGCCAGCCCGGCTCGGCGTCCCCGAGAGCGAGATACCGAGCGGTGCTCTCCCCCGGCTTTGGTTCCGACTGGGACTCATCCCGCAGGCGACGATGGTGGTGGCGATCGGCGCCTCGAGGACGCTCCCTTCGTTCCTCGACGCCGTCGCCGGCGGCTCCCGCGTCGTCGGAACGAGTCTCAGTCTCGTTGCGTCCGGCGTGGGTCGTGGCCTCGGTGCAACGCTGGCCGGGCTCCCCTCGCTGCTGACGGTCAGCTGGCCCAGGATCGGTCTCTCGAGTTCGGTCTCCGGCCTCCACTCGGTGTTGTCGGGGATCGGCCCCCGGTCGTCCCGATCGGACGCGAACGCCTCCCGGACACGTCGATCCCGTGCGTCTACCGGCGACGACGCCGTCGATGCGCCCGATACGGGCCCACCAACCGTCGAGGAAGCGTGGGCCGAGATGATCGACCTCGTCCCCGTCCGTCGCCGTCGCGGTCGGACGCCTGGCGAGTACGCGCGGGCGGCGATCGACGCTGGACTCCCCGTCGACCCCGTCTCGCGGCTCACCGAGGTCTTTCGTGAGGTCAGATACGGCGGCTATCCACCGTCGGCCGACCGAACCCGGCGAGCTCGGGACGCCCTCGAGCGGATCGAACGCGAACGCGACGACGGGGGTGACGGGGAGTGA